A region of Argentina anserina chromosome 5, drPotAnse1.1, whole genome shotgun sequence DNA encodes the following proteins:
- the LOC126794215 gene encoding oligopeptide transporter 7-like isoform X1 has translation MTEGSREEINQDEITAPLISRDEGQTSSPSEEEENSPVKQVALTVPIGDDPSLPVLTFRMWVLGTLSCVLLSFLNQFFWYRTEPLSITAISAQIAVVPLGQFMASRITTRVFFKGTRWEFTLNPGPFNVKEHVLITIFANSGAGTVYAIHIVTVVKVFYKKHITFFVSLLVILTTQVLGFGWAGIFRRYLVEPAAMWWPANLVQVSLFRALHEREERPKGGVTRIQFFLIAFMCSFAYYVFPGYLFTMLTSLSWICWIFPSSVLAQQIGSGLYGLGLGAFGLDWSTISSYLGSPLASPWFATANVAAGFVFVMYVLTPICYWLNVYKAKTFPIYSDELFTEDGQEYNISAIIDSNFHLNITAYEEEGPLYISTFFAMTYGVGFAALTATIVHVALFHGREIWEQSKSSFKEKKMDIHTRLMQRYNQVPEWWFVAILLSNIALTIFTCEYYNEQLQLPWWGVLLACAIAILFTLPIGIITAITNQTPGLNIITEYIIGYIYPGYPVANMCFKVYGYISMTQAITFLQDFKLGHYMKIPPKTMFMAQVVGTLIAALVYLCTAWWLMETIPGICTDTTSVWTCPMDTVFYDASVLWGLIGPRRIFGDLGTYAAVNWFFLAGAIAPVLVWLAAKAFPQQEWIRLINMPVLIGATGSMPPATAVNYTSWILLGFLSGFVVYRYRPDWWRRHNYVLSGALDAGLAFMGVLLYFCVGLEEISVDWWGNDLDGCPLAQCPTAVGVVVDGCPVYT, from the exons ATGACAGAAGGCAGCAGAGAAGAAATCAACCAAGACGAAATCACAGCCCCTCTCA TTTCTAGAGATGAAGGTCAAACCTCATCTCCatcggaagaagaagaaaactcaCCGGTGAAGCAAGTCGCCCTGACGGTGCCAATCGGAGACGACCCTTCCCTCCCCGTCCTAACCTTCCGAATGTGGGTCCTAGGAACCCTCTCCTGCGTCCTCCTCTCTTTCCTCAACCAGTTCTTCTGGTACCGGACGGAGCCGCTGTCCATAACAGCCATCTCGGCTCAGATAGCCGTCGTGCCCCTCGGCCAGTTCATGGCGTCTAGGATCACGACGCGCGTCTTCTTCAAGGGGACCAGATGGGAGTTCACCCTCAACCCTGGTCCCTTTAACGTAAAAGAACACGTCCTCATCACCATCTTCGCCAACTCCGGCGCCGGAACAGTCTACGCCATTCATATTGTGACGGTGGTTAAGGTTTTCTACAAGAAACACATCACGTTCTTCGTCTCCTTGCTTGTCATCTTAACAACTCAG GTGTTGGGGTTTGGCTGGGCTGGGATTTTCAGGAGGTACTTGGTCGAACCGGCAGCTATGTGGTGGCCAGCAAATTTGGTTCAAGTTTCATTGTTTAG GGCCCTCCACGAGAGAGAAGAACGGCCTAAGGGTGGCGTGACAAGGATACAGTTCTTTCTCATTGCCTTCATGTGTAGTTTTGCTTACTATGTCTTTCCCGGCTACCTCTTCACAATGCTTACTTCCCTCTCATGGATCTGCTGGATATTTCCCTCATCTGTCCTCGCCCAGCAGATCGGGTCGGGTCTTTACGGTCTTGGACTTGGAGCTTTTGGGCTCGACTGGTCCACTATCTCCTCTTACCTTGGAAGCCCACTTGCAAGCCCATGGTTTGCTACTGCCAATGTTGCTGCTGGTTTTGTGTTTGTCATGTATGTGTTGACTCCCATATGTTACTGGCTTAACGTCTACAAAGCCAAAACCTTCCCAATATATTCAGACGAACTCTTCACAGAAGACGGTCAAGAATACAACATCTCAGCAATCATCGACTCCAATTTTCATCTGAATATTACGGCCTATGAGGAAGAAGGTCCACTTTACATCAGCACATTTTTTGCAATGACTTATGGTGTTGGCTTTGCTGCTCTCACTGCTACAATTGTTCATGTTGCACTCTTCCATGGAAG GGAAATATGGGAGCAAAGCAAATCAAGTttcaaggagaagaagatggaCATACACACAAGACTTATGCAGAGGTACAACCAAGTGCCTGAGTGGTGGTTTGTGGCCATTCTTCTGAGTAACATTGCACTCACCATTTTTACGTGCGAGTACTACAATGAACAGCTTCAATTGCCTTGGTGGGGTGTCCTTCTAGCCTGCGCTATTGCCATTTTGTTCACCCTCCCAATTGGTATCATCACTGCCATCACAAATCAG ACACCAGGCTTGAATATCATCACTGAGTACATAATAGGGTACATCTACCCCGGATATCCAGTTGCCAATATGTGCTTCAAAGTGTATGGCTACATTAGTATGACACAAGCCATCACATTTTTGCAAGACTTCAAGCTTGGTCACTACATGAAAATCCCTCCTAAAACTATGTTCATGGCTCAG GTTGTTGGAACCCTTATAGCCGCACTTGTCTACTTGTGTACGGCATGGTGGCTAATGGAAACCATTCCCGGCATATGTACTGATACAACATCAGTGTGGACTTGCCCCATGGACACTGTGTTTTATGACGCATCTGTCCTGTGGGGTCTGATCGGTCCACGAAGAATTTTCGGGGACTTGGGCACATATGCAGCAGTGAACTGGTTCTTCCTGGCTGGTGCAATTGCTCCAGTCCTAGTTTGGTTAGCTGCCAAGGCATTTCCACAACAGGAGTGGATTCGGCTCATCAACATGCCGGTTTTGATTGGCGCAACGGGAAGCATGCCGCCGGCAACTGCGGTTAACTATACTTCTTGGATCCTTTTGGGTTTTCTCTCTGGTTTTGTTGTGTATAGGTATAGGCCAgattggtggaggagacacAACTATGTTCTTTCTGGGGCACTTGATGCTGGTCTTGCTTTTATGGGGGTACTATTATATTTTTGCGTTGGATTGGAGGAAATTAGTGTCGACTGGTGGGGAAATGACCTTGATGGGTGTCCGCTAGCTCAATGCCCTACGGCCGTA